In [Mycobacterium] stephanolepidis, the genomic window GGCCAGTCCGCCGAACCCAGCCCCGATGACGACCGCGACGAGGTCCGGTACCAGCAGATCCTTATACGCAGGCAGGGCATTGTCGTCCACTGCGCGGGCCGCGGAGAACGTCGTCATCGACCTTCCTTCTGTCCGGGAATGAGCTTCATCAGGTCAGTCATGCCGCCCTTGCTGGCGAAGAAGCGGCCCAAACCTGGAGCGACCCGATTGTTGAGGTACTGCAGGTGCGCCTCCGGTGTTACCGGCACAACCTGCTTGTTCTTCTGGACCGCTCGCACGATCTGCTTGGCCACCTTTTCGGGGCCGTAGCGGCGCATCGCATATGCCTTGTCACCGGCCTGTTGCATGCGGGTTTCTTCTTCGGCGCTCACACCGGAAATCTTGCTGGTGGCAATGATGTTGGTGTGCACGATGCCGGGGCAAATGGTGGTCACGCCGATGCCGTGGGTGGCCAGGTCCGCGCGCAAGCAATCGGAGAACATGAACACCGCCGACTTACTCGTCGAGTACGCCGTGAACTTCTGCTGAGGTGAGTACGCGGCCATGCTCGACAGATTGACGATATGACCACCGAGGCCACGTTCGGCCATCTGGGCGCCGAAGGCACGGCTGCCGTTCACCACACCGTAGAGATTGATGTCGATGACGCGTTTGAATTCCGCGGCCGGGGTCTCCAGAAATCCGCCCGCGGCACCGACGCCGGCATTGTTGACCAGCACGTCGGGCACGCCGTGGTTGGCCAACACTTCGCCGGCGTGTGCGTTGATCGCTGCTTCGTCGGCGACGTTGAGCTGATAGGCGTGTGCAGTGCCGCCGTCCTGTTCGATCAGTGCCACAGTGTCCTTGGCGCCGTCGATGTTGATGTCCGAGAGCACCACCTCGGCACCTTGACGGGCGAACTCCCGGGCGGTTTCCCGCCCGATACCGCTACCCCCGCCGGTGATGACCACCAACTGATCCTCGAATGGTTTGCGGTCCTTGCCCATCTCCGCACGCCGCAGCGCGCGCGCAGGCTGCTTGCCGCTTACCGTGTCGATCAGCTCGACGGTCGCGGCCGCCAGCACCTGCGGGTGCGAGAACGGCAGCCAGTGACCGCCGTCGAGAACCCGGCGCCAGGTCTGCTTGTTCCAGATGGGCTCGTCGTCATAGCACGACTGTCTGATCGCAGGATCGCGCTTTCCGACAATGACCTGAACCGGCACATTCGTGTAGCGCTCTTCGGGGTGTAAGACGGCGGGAATGGCGTTCGCACGGTAGACGCGCAACGCTCTGGTGATATCGCTGGCGAAGGTCGGGGCCAGGTGAATCTGTTCCCGCGGTGCGCCTTCCCCGATGGACAGTGCATTACGCCAACGTTTCTCGTTGACCAGCAGTTTCATCACGAGGTTCGGGACACCGGGTGTTCCGAAGGCCAGCATGTAGAGGACAGATCCGATCTGGCCCAGCGCCAATGCCAGGTTCTTGGGGGTGGGGTGCGCTAGCCGGGCCCGCACCCATTTACTCATGTGGCTGGCACACGGTGCGGACACCGAGGTGAACGAGGCGAATCGGTGCTCGAGCTCCGGGTTGCACACGGCCTCCCAGGCAGCAGCGCTGCCCCAGTCGTGGGCCAGGAGATGTACCGGCTTGCCGGGGCTGACGGCGTCGGCCACGGCGACGTAGTCACTGGCCATCTCGGTGAGGCGGAAGTCGCGGAAACTCTTGGGGTTAGTGGTTTTTCCCGCACCGCGGTTGTCAATGGCCACTAGACGGAACCTGTCCCGTAGCAGCGGCACGACGCTGTCCCAGAGGTGGTGGGTGTCGGGCCAGCCGTGCATCAGCAGGATGGTCTCCCCGGCGGGGTTGCCCTGCACGAAGTAGGCCACCTCGATGTCGCCGTTGCGGACCACATGCTCGGTTACTTCCGTGGTGCCGTCCCCGGGCAAGGTGACTTCTTGATCAATCGTGTTCGTCATGCCGACTCCGTTTGTGCCTTCTGTTGTTGTGACTCTTGGTCACTCGGATTGAACGAGACTGCCCGCATCGCGGGCTGCTGCCTAGAGATCGAGAACCAAACGTCCACCTTCGGCGCGTGAGACGCAGATCAGCATGTCGCCGGCGGCGCGCTGCTGGTCGGTGAGGATGGTGTCGCGGTGATCGGGTACGCCGTCCAGCACGCGCACCTTGCAGGTGCCGCAGAATCCCTGTCGGCATGAGTGTGCGGTAGCGGGACGAGTGGCCAGTATGGCTTCCAGGGCGCTGCGATCGGCGGGCACGGAAACAACGGTGCCGCTGCGCTTCAGCTCCACGTCGAAGGGCACCCCATTGTCGATGGGCGGTGCGGCGAATCGTTCGAAATGCAGCTCTGCGCCCGGGTGTTCGGCGACCGCGTCCCGCACCACTTTGAGCATCGGTCCCGGTCCGCAGCAGTACACCGCGAGGTTTGAGTGAAGCTCTGGGATCAGGTCTTTGGCAGTGGGTAGCCCGAACTCGTCATCGGTGCGAATGGTGATGCGATCGCCATAGCGGGCCAGCTCTTCACGGAACGGAATCGATTCCTTGCTGCGGCCCACATAGGTCATCGTCCAGGGCAGCTGTAGGTCGGACGCGGTGGCCAGCATGGGCAGGATGGGAGTGATACCGATACCGCCGGCGATGAAATGGAACTGACGGTTGGCGGTATTGAGATGCCCGGAGGTGGCCAGCGGGAAGGCATTTCGTGGCCCATGTATCTCGACATTGTCGCCGACGCCAACCTCGTCGTGCAGTTCGACAGAGCCGCCACCACCTTCTGGGATGCGCCGCACCGCGATTCGGTAGTAGGAACGATCGCGTGGGTCACCGCACAGCGAGTACTGACGTACCGCACCCGAGGGCAGGGTGACATCGAGATGTGCACCAGAACGCCAGCTGGGCAGCTCTCCGCCGTCGGGCGCGGTGAACACCAGGCTCACCACGTTCTCGTCGGCGGCCACCACTGATCGGCTGCGCACCACCAGATGCAGCGTTCGGTCTATCAGCTCCGGTTCGGGAGGTTCGGGAGTGATCAGTGGCGTCAACCGCAGCACCACTGGCATCGCCTTGTCTAGGGCCATCAACACCGAGGGCCCCATGCGATCCATGAGCCGCATCAGGGTGTCCAGCCCGCTCGGGGCATGCGGTGGCGACGGGTGAGGTCTGGTCATGCGACGGCGGCGGCTTTGGCCGCCGGGGACTTCGCGAGATACGCGACTGCCTGCGCCGTGTCACCGATGGCCTCCGGGGTGAAGTCGGGTTGCAGATAGGCCTTGAACGCCTTGCTGAGCAGAGCGAGACTCAGTGTCGACTCCCGCTTCATTGCCAGTCGCACTTCTCGAACAAACTTTATGGGGCCGATCTTCGGCAACGACGGGTCCGCGCGGGCCAGCATCCAGCCTCCGGCTATCAGTCCGCCGACAATGGGCACACAGGCGCCGAGGTAGTAGACCATCAGCCGGGTACGGCTTGCCCCGAAGTAACGGGCGACATTCCATGCAACACTGCGGTGTTCGACCTCCTCGGCGCCGTGCCAGCGGAACATGTCTGTGATGACCGGATCGGCCCCGAACTTCTCGAAATCGAAGTTGAGTAGCCAGTCGCCGCCGGTGGAGGTCAGATGTTCCAGACCGGCGATCATGGTGAGGCCCTGGACCATGACGCGGTACTGGAGCTTGGGCGGCAGCGCGTCCATGCGCTTCTGAAATTGCTGGAACATGAGTTCGGATTGCTTGACCCACACGCTCAGGTCGATGCCGTGTTGTGCAAAGAATTCGCGTAACGCGTGGTCGTGGGTATCCGAGTGCATCTTCTCCTGTCCGATGAACCCGATGACGTCTTCTCGCAGACGTTCGTCCTTGATGTACGGCAGGGCGCGGCTGAACACGTCGACGAACATCTGCTCGCCGACCGGGAGCATCAGGTTCAGCGCCGAGAGGGCATAGGAGGCGATCGGTTCACCCGGAATCCAGATCAGGGGGGAGCGGGAGAAGTCGAAGGTGACGTTGCGAGCGTGCAGTGCGACCTGGCCTGCGTCGGCGGGCGGAGCCACATTCGGGACCTCTGAGAAGATCGCGGCGGTGGCCAGTGCCTGTTTACTCATGGTGTTTCTCCTGGTCAAGAGCCTTTGTCCCTGCGCTTGCGGTGTGGGACGGAGTGTATACGAATGTGCGTACTATCTGTATCGGATACTAGAAGTATTGCTAATATTTCGGCAGCAGGGAAGGAGTAAGAGCTACCCAATTACTGGGGAATGACGGAGTTCGTCAGGGACGCAAACATGTGCGGTGTCTTCGCTAGTGCACCGGTGGGCAATCCTCCACAGAACCTTCACAAAGGGTTCCAGCGATCACCACAGCGATCAAATACGCTGGTCATGTGCCAATCCAGCGACGAATCTTGGTAGTCGACGACGAGCCCACCATCTGTGCGTCCATTTCCGCGCGGCTTCGCGCCGAGGGGTATGCCGTCGACACCGAGGACAACGGACTCGATGCGGTGCGGCATTGCCGCGAAAACCCGCCGGATCTGATGGTGCTGGATGTCATGCTGCCCGGGCTCGACGGTCTGGAGGTCTGCCGTCAGGTGCAGGCGCACGCGCCGATTCCGGTACTGATGCTCACCGCGCGCGGCACCGAGACCGACATGCTGGTGGGGCTGGGGGTGGGTGCCGACGACTATCTGCCCAAGCCGTTCAGCATGCGGGTGCTGGTGGCGCGGGTGGCCGCACTGTTGCGCCGTACCGAACGGGTGGCGGCACCGAGCACCGATGTGCGGATAGGGCAGGTGCGCATCGATGTCTCCGCGCGCCGCGTGTATCACCGCGACGACGAGGTGCACCTGACCCGCACCGAGTTCGATCTGCTGGCCTATCTGGCCGATAACCCGCGGGTGGCGATCAGTCGTGAGCGCCTGCTCGATCAGGTGTGGGGCTGGAGCGAGGGGCTGCCGTCGGGGCAGCGCACCGTCGACAGTCACATCAAGGCGTTGCGTCGCAAGCTCGGTCAAGAGCTGATCCGCACCGTGCACGGCATCGGATACGCGTTGGAGGTACCGCGATGAGCCAACTGTTGGAACTGCTGCCGCGACCGCTGGATCCGTTGCGCTCCTTCAAGTTCAAGACGGCGGTGCTGGTGGGGGTGGCGCTGCTGATTGCCACCTGCCTGCTGTGGATCACGGCCGAATGGAAGCTGCGGTACGCGCTGACGCTGGCCTTGTTTGTGTCCTTCGGGGTGACGTGGTTCCTGGCGCACGGCATGACCTCGCCACTGCGGGATATGACGGCGGCAGCGCGTTCAATGGCGCAGGGTGACTACTCACGCCGGATTCGGTCAACCTCTCGAGATGAAGTGGGCCAGCTGGCAACGGCTTTCAATCACATGGCCGCCGAGCTGCAGTCCGCCGAGAAGTATCGGCGTGAGTTGGTCGGCAATGTTTCGCACGAGCTGCGCACACCGATCACGGCGCTGCAGGCTGTGTTGGAGAACATCGTCGACGGGGTGGCCGAACCGGACCCGGCGACACTGAAAACCGCACTGGCGCAGACTGAACGGTTGGGCTGGCTCGTGGACGACCTACTTGACCTGTCCAAACTCGAGAACGGATCGGTTCCGGTGCAACGCGAACCGTTCGGGGTGCGCGAGTTCGTCGATGGCGCGGTGGCCGAAGCCAAGACGACCGGACGTCAGGTGCGCTATCACGTGACGGTCGAGCCGTTCGACCTGCAGGCCGTCGCCGACACCGCGCGGCTGCATCAGGTGGTGGCCAACCTGCTGGACAACGCGTCGCGGCACAGCCCGCCCGGGGGACAGGTGTCAGTCTTCGCCCGCACCGAGAACGACGCGCTGCTGCTGGAGGTCGCCGACACCGGGCCCGGTATCGCGCCGCACGAAAGATCACGAGTGTTCGAACGATTCACCCACGGGGGATCACGCGACGGTGGCACAGGTTTAGGGCTGGCCATCGCGCAATGGGCTGTCGATCTGCATGGCGGCCGCATCGAAATCGTGGACGCACCCGGTTGCAGGGTCCGTGTCACGTTGCCGCAGTTTGAATCCGAGGAGGGGAATTCATGACCACAGGTTCGATAGTGCCGCCGACGTACCCGTATCCGATTCCGGGGGCTGCGGTTCCGGGTGCGCCCGCGGGGCCGCCCGTGCCCCGCCCGCCGGTGCCGATCTTCGGGCCGCCGACGCGGTTCCTGACGGCCTGGCCGCGCGATATCCGCTCGAAGATGACGCAGGGCGTGCTACTCAGCGGTATCGGCGCGGGCCTAGTCGCGGCGCTGTGCTGGCGGTCCTCGCTTCCGGGCCTGGGCTGGACGCTGACGGCATTCGCGGTGGCCCTTGCCGCCTTCGCCACGCAGAAAGTGCAGTGGACGCCCACGCGTATCGGTGCGCTGGTGCTCGCGCTGTGCCTGGCGGTGGTGCCGACCGTGCGGGATGCGGGATGGCTTGTGGCGCTGTGTGTCCTGACGTCGGGAGCGCTTTTCATTTATGCGCTAGCTCCGGCGCGGACGTGGACGGGACTGATTTATGGGCAGTTCGTGATGCTGAGGGCACCGTTCCGGGTGGCGGGCTGGATGCGGCGCGGCACCCGCACCATGTCGCGGGGTCGCAAGATCAACCCGGACCG contains:
- a CDS encoding response regulator transcription factor, translating into MVVDDEPTICASISARLRAEGYAVDTEDNGLDAVRHCRENPPDLMVLDVMLPGLDGLEVCRQVQAHAPIPVLMLTARGTETDMLVGLGVGADDYLPKPFSMRVLVARVAALLRRTERVAAPSTDVRIGQVRIDVSARRVYHRDDEVHLTRTEFDLLAYLADNPRVAISRERLLDQVWGWSEGLPSGQRTVDSHIKALRRKLGQELIRTVHGIGYALEVPR
- a CDS encoding PDR/VanB family oxidoreductase, which gives rise to MRLMDRMGPSVLMALDKAMPVVLRLTPLITPEPPEPELIDRTLHLVVRSRSVVAADENVVSLVFTAPDGGELPSWRSGAHLDVTLPSGAVRQYSLCGDPRDRSYYRIAVRRIPEGGGGSVELHDEVGVGDNVEIHGPRNAFPLATSGHLNTANRQFHFIAGGIGITPILPMLATASDLQLPWTMTYVGRSKESIPFREELARYGDRITIRTDDEFGLPTAKDLIPELHSNLAVYCCGPGPMLKVVRDAVAEHPGAELHFERFAAPPIDNGVPFDVELKRSGTVVSVPADRSALEAILATRPATAHSCRQGFCGTCKVRVLDGVPDHRDTILTDQQRAAGDMLICVSRAEGGRLVLDL
- a CDS encoding SDR family oxidoreductase; this encodes MTNTIDQEVTLPGDGTTEVTEHVVRNGDIEVAYFVQGNPAGETILLMHGWPDTHHLWDSVVPLLRDRFRLVAIDNRGAGKTTNPKSFRDFRLTEMASDYVAVADAVSPGKPVHLLAHDWGSAAAWEAVCNPELEHRFASFTSVSAPCASHMSKWVRARLAHPTPKNLALALGQIGSVLYMLAFGTPGVPNLVMKLLVNEKRWRNALSIGEGAPREQIHLAPTFASDITRALRVYRANAIPAVLHPEERYTNVPVQVIVGKRDPAIRQSCYDDEPIWNKQTWRRVLDGGHWLPFSHPQVLAAATVELIDTVSGKQPARALRRAEMGKDRKPFEDQLVVITGGGSGIGRETAREFARQGAEVVLSDINIDGAKDTVALIEQDGGTAHAYQLNVADEAAINAHAGEVLANHGVPDVLVNNAGVGAAGGFLETPAAEFKRVIDINLYGVVNGSRAFGAQMAERGLGGHIVNLSSMAAYSPQQKFTAYSTSKSAVFMFSDCLRADLATHGIGVTTICPGIVHTNIIATSKISGVSAEEETRMQQAGDKAYAMRRYGPEKVAKQIVRAVQKNKQVVPVTPEAHLQYLNNRVAPGLGRFFASKGGMTDLMKLIPGQKEGR
- a CDS encoding HAMP domain-containing sensor histidine kinase → MSQLLELLPRPLDPLRSFKFKTAVLVGVALLIATCLLWITAEWKLRYALTLALFVSFGVTWFLAHGMTSPLRDMTAAARSMAQGDYSRRIRSTSRDEVGQLATAFNHMAAELQSAEKYRRELVGNVSHELRTPITALQAVLENIVDGVAEPDPATLKTALAQTERLGWLVDDLLDLSKLENGSVPVQREPFGVREFVDGAVAEAKTTGRQVRYHVTVEPFDLQAVADTARLHQVVANLLDNASRHSPPGGQVSVFARTENDALLLEVADTGPGIAPHERSRVFERFTHGGSRDGGTGLGLAIAQWAVDLHGGRIEIVDAPGCRVRVTLPQFESEEGNS
- a CDS encoding metal-dependent hydrolase, which translates into the protein MSKQALATAAIFSEVPNVAPPADAGQVALHARNVTFDFSRSPLIWIPGEPIASYALSALNLMLPVGEQMFVDVFSRALPYIKDERLREDVIGFIGQEKMHSDTHDHALREFFAQHGIDLSVWVKQSELMFQQFQKRMDALPPKLQYRVMVQGLTMIAGLEHLTSTGGDWLLNFDFEKFGADPVITDMFRWHGAEEVEHRSVAWNVARYFGASRTRLMVYYLGACVPIVGGLIAGGWMLARADPSLPKIGPIKFVREVRLAMKRESTLSLALLSKAFKAYLQPDFTPEAIGDTAQAVAYLAKSPAAKAAAVA